In a single window of the Ancylobacter polymorphus genome:
- a CDS encoding tripartite tricarboxylate transporter permease — translation MEVLLDNLIPATLLVLSPTNILIMLAGVVVGTVLGALPGFGAAQALALMFPFTFFMSPEAGALFFISIYAAAEYGGSIPAILIRTPGTAAAAVTLLDGYPMAQQGKAARALKISLYTGVVGSIASSLIFLFAASGLAWIGLQFGPSEMFAVGVFGLSMIGSFFGNSPVKGFVATGIGLFLATIGSSGFAGLRFTFGLESLMEGLPLIVVITGLMAMPEAFRLLMARKGEAGLDLQSIKGADREKNHVGWKEMKKLSPTMLRATVIGTAIGSIPGPGATVSSIVAYNEERRASKHPEKFGTGCDEGVAAPETANNAIVAGALIPSLALGVPGSGAIAILLGLLISKGVVPGPLLFERNGLLVMAVFVGLIASALLMLLVGMAGVRVFALVAQIPRYILGPFVLILLIIGVFADQTYTPHIIMALMLGAVAFWFDKIQMPVIPIVLAFVMGPIVESNLNRAMVIHGGDLSFMLTRPITMGLLLIALITVVLAFRRSSQARRSGTRPATA, via the coding sequence ATGGAGGTTCTACTCGACAACCTGATCCCGGCGACGCTTCTGGTCCTGTCGCCGACCAATATCCTGATCATGCTGGCCGGCGTCGTCGTCGGCACGGTGCTGGGCGCCCTGCCCGGCTTCGGCGCGGCGCAGGCGCTGGCGCTGATGTTCCCTTTCACCTTCTTCATGTCGCCGGAAGCGGGAGCGCTGTTCTTCATCTCGATCTATGCGGCGGCGGAATATGGCGGCTCCATCCCGGCGATCCTGATCCGCACGCCCGGCACCGCCGCGGCGGCGGTCACGCTGCTCGACGGCTACCCGATGGCCCAGCAGGGCAAGGCGGCGCGCGCGCTCAAGATCTCGCTCTATACCGGCGTGGTCGGCTCCATCGCCTCCAGCCTGATCTTCCTGTTCGCCGCGTCGGGCCTGGCCTGGATCGGCCTGCAGTTCGGCCCCAGTGAAATGTTCGCGGTCGGCGTGTTCGGCCTGTCGATGATCGGCTCGTTCTTCGGCAACAGCCCGGTGAAGGGCTTCGTCGCCACCGGCATCGGCCTGTTCCTGGCGACCATCGGCAGTTCCGGTTTTGCCGGCCTGCGCTTCACCTTCGGCCTGGAATCGCTGATGGAAGGCCTGCCGCTGATCGTCGTCATCACCGGCCTGATGGCGATGCCGGAAGCGTTCCGGCTGCTGATGGCGCGCAAGGGCGAGGCCGGGCTCGACCTGCAGTCGATCAAGGGCGCGGATCGCGAGAAGAACCATGTCGGCTGGAAGGAGATGAAGAAGCTCTCGCCGACCATGCTGCGCGCGACGGTGATCGGCACCGCCATCGGCTCCATTCCCGGCCCCGGCGCCACCGTGTCCTCGATTGTCGCCTATAATGAGGAACGCCGCGCCTCCAAGCACCCGGAGAAATTCGGCACCGGCTGCGATGAAGGCGTCGCCGCGCCGGAGACCGCCAACAACGCCATCGTCGCCGGCGCGCTCATTCCCTCGCTGGCACTGGGTGTGCCGGGATCGGGCGCCATCGCGATCCTGCTCGGCCTGCTGATCTCCAAGGGTGTGGTGCCCGGCCCACTGCTGTTCGAGCGCAACGGATTGCTGGTGATGGCGGTGTTTGTCGGCCTCATCGCCTCGGCGCTGCTGATGCTGCTCGTCGGCATGGCGGGTGTCCGCGTCTTCGCGCTCGTCGCGCAGATTCCCCGCTACATTCTAGGCCCGTTCGTGCTCATCCTTTTGATCATCGGCGTGTTCGCCGACCAGACCTATACCCCGCACATCATCATGGCGCTGATGCTTGGGGCGGTCGCCTTCTGGTTCGACAAGATCCAGATGCCGGTGATCCCCATCGTGCTCGCCTTCGTCATGGGCCCCATCGTCGAATCCAATCTCAACCGGGCCATGGTGATCCATGGCGGCGATCTCAGCTTCATGCTGAC
- a CDS encoding tripartite tricarboxylate transporter TctB family protein — MEERGIVRINRGVAEVVTALVVLAAVIALFVNSLSLPPSPMRGYPGPGFIPRIILLFTGAFALLWLGRLYLGRGGRRHDPGSPEAEAEAAPIVFEYRDFALAIGAGALFAVGLDTVGFEITCVAITFALLYPRLDSPATSAFAAVATMLTIYLVFVLALGVSIPLAFLPSYITF, encoded by the coding sequence ATGGAAGAGCGTGGCATCGTCCGTATCAATCGCGGCGTCGCGGAGGTGGTCACCGCCCTCGTGGTTCTCGCCGCCGTCATCGCCCTGTTCGTCAACAGCCTGAGCCTGCCGCCCTCGCCCATGCGCGGCTATCCCGGCCCCGGCTTCATTCCCCGCATCATCCTGCTCTTCACCGGCGCCTTCGCCCTGCTCTGGCTCGGCCGGCTCTATCTCGGCCGGGGAGGCCGTCGGCATGATCCCGGCTCGCCCGAAGCGGAAGCGGAGGCGGCGCCGATCGTCTTCGAATATCGCGATTTCGCCCTCGCCATCGGCGCAGGCGCCCTGTTCGCGGTCGGTCTCGACACGGTCGGCTTCGAGATCACCTGCGTGGCGATCACCTTCGCGCTGCTCTATCCGCGGCTGGATTCCCCGGCGACGAGCGCCTTCGCCGCCGTCGCGACCATGCTGACGATCTATCTCGTCTTCGTGCTGGCCCTCGGCGTGTCGATCCCGCTGGCCTTCCTGCCCAGCTACATCACCTTCTGA
- a CDS encoding tripartite tricarboxylate transporter substrate binding protein, whose amino-acid sequence MIKFAAGLAAVMLSAVAAPAAQAQTYPTKPIELVCSTSPGSTAAQWCQLMAQVLAKPDVLGKPVNVVYKGAGSGNEAAVYVMSRPADGYTLLHASASFSGYMNLPTFSAKPDDFEFLVKVEKFVYGLAVRSDSKYQTFGELVTAAKLAPGSIGVAGNKIGSIHHKHILSAFTAAGATVNHIPYEGSGDAIRDLLGGHVPAGLGTIGQIMPHQEAGKLRTLVVLNETRSPKMPDVPTIQELGYVYPISHQWQGIFVKKGTPEDVKAKVRAAFQKVVDGPEYAEYLKNSPHVEKAFETDGAKLKKSFDEEREGYRTFMQQNGIL is encoded by the coding sequence ATGATCAAATTCGCCGCCGGCCTCGCGGCCGTGATGCTGTCTGCCGTCGCCGCCCCGGCGGCGCAGGCGCAGACCTACCCCACCAAGCCGATCGAACTTGTCTGCTCGACCTCGCCCGGCTCCACTGCGGCGCAATGGTGCCAGCTCATGGCGCAGGTGCTCGCCAAGCCCGACGTGCTCGGCAAGCCGGTGAACGTGGTCTACAAGGGTGCCGGCTCCGGCAATGAGGCGGCGGTCTATGTCATGAGCCGCCCCGCGGATGGCTACACGCTGCTGCACGCCAGCGCGAGCTTCTCGGGCTACATGAACCTGCCGACCTTCTCCGCCAAGCCGGACGATTTCGAGTTCCTGGTGAAGGTCGAGAAGTTCGTCTACGGGCTCGCCGTCCGCTCGGACAGCAAGTACCAGACCTTCGGCGAGCTCGTCACCGCCGCCAAGCTGGCGCCGGGCAGCATCGGCGTCGCCGGCAACAAGATCGGCTCGATCCACCACAAGCACATCCTCTCGGCCTTCACGGCGGCGGGCGCCACCGTCAACCACATTCCCTATGAAGGTTCGGGCGACGCGATCCGCGACCTGCTCGGCGGCCATGTGCCAGCGGGGCTCGGCACGATCGGCCAGATCATGCCGCATCAGGAGGCCGGCAAGCTGCGCACCCTCGTGGTGCTCAACGAGACGCGCTCGCCCAAAATGCCCGATGTACCCACCATTCAGGAGCTGGGCTACGTCTACCCGATCTCGCATCAATGGCAGGGCATCTTCGTCAAGAAGGGCACCCCCGAGGACGTCAAGGCCAAGGTGCGCGCCGCCTTCCAGAAGGTGGTCGATGGGCCGGAATATGCCGAATATCTCAAGAACAGCCCGCATGTCGAAAAGGCGTTCGAGACCGATGGCGCCAAGCTGAAGAAGTCGTTCGACGAAGAACGTGAGGGCTACCGCACCTTCATGCAGCAGAACGGCATTCTCTGA
- a CDS encoding cupin domain-containing protein, giving the protein MSAQAAMSRETKNEGAVKAGEGAYIFDLLTLDKMEAGPTYSTAIGPVVEGERTQVGLMRKARGTGARPHSHPNEQWNYVIQGRLRVNIEGEPERIAGPGTLIFFPANKIHSTVALPDEDVIFFVAKDLSFGIAGVAADGKNTGAFYEKGFEPKA; this is encoded by the coding sequence ATGTCCGCACAAGCCGCCATGTCGCGTGAAACCAAGAACGAAGGCGCGGTGAAAGCCGGCGAAGGCGCCTATATTTTCGACCTGCTCACCCTCGACAAGATGGAAGCCGGCCCGACCTACAGCACCGCCATCGGGCCTGTGGTCGAAGGCGAGCGCACGCAGGTCGGCTTGATGCGCAAGGCGCGCGGAACCGGCGCCCGGCCGCATTCACACCCCAATGAGCAGTGGAACTACGTCATTCAGGGACGGCTGCGCGTGAACATCGAGGGCGAGCCGGAACGGATCGCCGGACCCGGCACGCTGATCTTCTTTCCCGCCAACAAGATCCATTCCACCGTCGCCCTGCCGGACGAAGACGTGATCTTCTTTGTCGCCAAGGACCTGTCCTTCGGCATTGCCGGTGTCGCCGCCGACGGCAAGAACACCGGCGCTTTCTATGAGAAGGGCTTCGAGCCCAAGGCCTGA
- a CDS encoding Gfo/Idh/MocA family protein: MRRQSPKGIGLAIIGAGRVGLFRGAVAARHPAVGWIGLAEINPERGQRVGAEIDADFITTDHRELLKRPEVTAVIVATDEHLHVDPVMAALERNLPMLIEKPLATHLDDSLRVLREIENAGVDAVVGYTQRFRRRWLAAKEKVRTGALGDVTMVTSRAFMNRLVAIDNYRRSDAPKTISPMVISGTHALDIVMWYLEAKTPVEVYARSVDKVLGTDWQGIDGTAGMIMMSDGSVYHLAISWALPVTWPGAVYSLEVGIVGTTGVLTIDDTHRDIVLAVSAPQEEGYLPDKTRLVDFMGSYPPGDMALGELRGPMRTETESWLNRIALDLPTQHATAAEAHNRLMLTKALDLSAKLRRPVKLPLEVEGEREMMREAVMA, translated from the coding sequence ATGCGCCGGCAGTCTCCCAAGGGTATCGGCCTCGCCATTATCGGCGCCGGACGTGTCGGCCTGTTTCGCGGCGCGGTCGCCGCGCGCCATCCGGCGGTGGGTTGGATCGGCCTCGCCGAGATCAATCCCGAGCGCGGCCAGCGCGTCGGCGCCGAGATCGACGCCGACTTCATCACCACCGATCATCGCGAATTGCTGAAGCGGCCCGAGGTGACGGCGGTGATCGTCGCCACCGACGAGCATCTGCATGTCGATCCTGTTATGGCGGCGCTCGAACGCAACCTGCCGATGCTGATCGAAAAGCCGCTCGCCACCCATCTCGACGATTCCCTGCGCGTGCTGCGCGAGATCGAGAACGCCGGTGTCGACGCGGTGGTGGGCTATACGCAGCGCTTCCGCCGCCGCTGGCTCGCCGCCAAGGAAAAGGTACGCACGGGCGCGCTTGGCGACGTCACCATGGTGACCTCGCGCGCCTTCATGAACCGGCTGGTCGCCATCGACAATTACCGGCGCTCCGATGCGCCGAAGACCATCTCGCCCATGGTGATTTCCGGCACCCACGCGCTCGATATCGTCATGTGGTACCTGGAGGCGAAGACCCCGGTCGAGGTTTATGCCCGCTCGGTCGACAAGGTGCTCGGCACCGACTGGCAGGGCATCGACGGCACGGCCGGCATGATCATGATGAGCGACGGCTCGGTCTATCACCTCGCCATCTCGTGGGCGCTGCCGGTGACCTGGCCCGGCGCGGTCTACAGCCTTGAGGTGGGCATCGTTGGCACCACCGGCGTGCTCACCATCGACGACACCCATCGCGACATCGTGCTGGCGGTCTCGGCGCCGCAGGAAGAGGGCTACCTGCCGGACAAGACCCGGCTCGTCGACTTCATGGGCAGCTATCCGCCGGGCGACATGGCCCTTGGCGAGCTGCGCGGCCCGATGCGTACCGAGACCGAATCCTGGCTCAACCGCATTGCGCTCGACCTTCCGACCCAGCACGCGACCGCGGCCGAGGCGCATAACCGGCTCATGCTGACCAAGGCGCTCGATCTTTCCGCCAAGCTCAGGCGTCCGGTGAAGCTGCCGCTCGAAGTGGAAGGCGAGCGCGAGATGATGCGTGAGGCCGTCATGGCCTGA
- a CDS encoding Bug family tripartite tricarboxylate transporter substrate binding protein yields the protein MNMSVTRRAVNSLAVCAAAALAVGLATSLPASAQSDYPNQPITLIVPFAPGGASDFAARLLQPRLSEILGQQIVIENRDGAAGNVGMDFAARAKPDGYTLFLGNVGTVSINPSLFSSLRVKPLQDFIPISIVADTPGLLIANPQFPPNNVKELVEYVKARPGQVNFASPGTGSVNRLEMEAFRREAGLDMIHVPYKGGAGPATADVMGGHVSLMFVTISSGINHVKGGRLKALGVSTKERVSQLPDVATMTEQGFPKSVSSSWQGILAPAGTPQPIIDKLHAAIVEAMKDPTIKARMAEAGVSAVSSPSPADFKAYIQADADKWSAVIKDIGAKAD from the coding sequence ATGAACATGTCCGTCACCCGCCGTGCCGTTAATTCCTTAGCCGTGTGTGCCGCCGCCGCACTCGCCGTCGGCCTCGCCACTTCGCTTCCCGCATCGGCACAGTCCGACTATCCGAACCAGCCGATCACGCTGATCGTGCCCTTCGCGCCCGGTGGCGCGTCGGACTTTGCCGCCCGGCTGCTGCAGCCGCGCCTCTCGGAAATCCTCGGTCAGCAGATCGTCATCGAAAACCGTGACGGCGCGGCCGGCAATGTCGGCATGGACTTCGCCGCGCGGGCGAAGCCCGACGGCTATACGCTGTTCCTCGGCAATGTCGGCACGGTGTCGATCAACCCGTCGCTGTTCTCCAGCCTGCGGGTGAAGCCGCTGCAGGACTTCATCCCGATCTCCATCGTCGCCGACACGCCCGGCCTGCTGATCGCCAACCCGCAATTCCCGCCGAACAATGTCAAGGAACTGGTGGAATATGTGAAGGCGCGCCCCGGGCAGGTGAATTTCGCCTCGCCCGGAACCGGCTCGGTGAACCGGCTGGAGATGGAGGCGTTCCGCCGCGAGGCGGGGCTCGACATGATCCATGTCCCCTATAAGGGCGGTGCCGGCCCGGCCACGGCCGATGTGATGGGCGGCCATGTCAGCCTGATGTTCGTGACCATCTCGTCCGGCATCAACCATGTGAAGGGCGGCCGGCTCAAGGCGCTGGGCGTTTCCACCAAGGAACGCGTGTCGCAACTGCCCGACGTGGCCACCATGACCGAGCAGGGCTTCCCCAAGAGCGTGTCCTCGTCCTGGCAGGGCATTCTGGCGCCGGCCGGCACGCCGCAGCCGATCATCGACAAGCTGCATGCCGCCATCGTCGAGGCGATGAAGGATCCGACCATCAAGGCGCGCATGGCGGAGGCCGGCGTCAGCGCGGTGTCGAGCCCCAGCCCGGCCGACTTCAAGGCCTATATCCAGGCCGACGCCGACAAATGGAGCGCCGTCATCAAGGATATCGGCGCCAAGGCCGATTGA
- a CDS encoding tripartite tricarboxylate transporter TctB family protein, with product MDIRISSDFVTGLFFCALGAVAMIIGSDYPIGTAARMGAGYFPLMISCGLILLGGILVLRSFLTETEEVGSIDLRPLALLIVSILLFGLLIEDWGFPVAGLVVVIGARIAGKHYKPLETGLLAVGLVGFCVLLFSYGLGLHLPATHLW from the coding sequence ATGGACATCAGGATTTCCTCCGATTTCGTGACCGGGCTGTTCTTCTGCGCCCTCGGCGCGGTCGCCATGATCATCGGCTCCGACTATCCCATCGGCACCGCGGCCCGCATGGGTGCCGGCTATTTCCCCTTGATGATCAGCTGCGGGCTGATCCTGCTCGGCGGCATCCTCGTCCTGCGGTCCTTCCTCACCGAGACCGAAGAGGTCGGCTCGATCGACCTCCGGCCGCTGGCGCTGCTGATCGTCAGCATCCTGCTGTTCGGCCTGCTGATCGAGGACTGGGGTTTCCCGGTCGCCGGCCTGGTGGTCGTCATCGGCGCGCGCATCGCCGGCAAGCATTACAAGCCGCTGGAAACCGGGCTGCTCGCGGTCGGGCTGGTCGGCTTCTGCGTGCTCCTATTCTCCTATGGGCTGGGCCTGCATCTGCCCGCCACGCATCTGTGGTGA
- a CDS encoding tripartite tricarboxylate transporter permease, which produces MELFNDVFLGFSVAMTPANLVYGFLGVLLGTIIGVLPGLGPVATISILLPVTFALPAPAALIMLAGIYYGAQYGGSTTAILVNLPGESSSVVTAIDGYQMARKGQAGLALATAALCSFIAGTLATVVIAVAAPALAEVALDFGPADYFSLMLFGLVAAVILAHGSVVKAVGMILVGILFGTMGIDANTSLERYTFGVPAFADGIDFAVIAMGMFGIGETISNLTQKDEERSFVKEVRGLWPRWADFRRFVPPALRGTLLGGALGLLPGGGPVLASFSTYALEKKLSKTPGEFGKGAIAGVAGPEAANNAAAQTAFIPMLTLGLPSSAVMALMIGALMMQGLSPGPQLMTQRPDLFWGLIASMWLGNLMLVVLNLPLVGIWVKLLSVPYRMLYPAIMLFCCIGVYSINNNALDVVLAAVFGAFGYLMKRLHCEPAPLLLGFILGPMIEETLRRALLISHGDPMVFVQRPISLSFLVLTVLLLIVLVAPMIRMTRQRAFEESTD; this is translated from the coding sequence ATGGAACTCTTCAACGATGTCTTCCTCGGTTTCTCGGTGGCGATGACGCCGGCGAACCTGGTCTATGGTTTTCTCGGCGTGCTGCTCGGCACGATCATCGGCGTGCTGCCCGGCCTCGGGCCGGTGGCGACGATCTCGATCCTGCTGCCGGTCACCTTCGCGCTGCCGGCGCCGGCGGCGCTGATCATGCTCGCCGGCATTTATTACGGCGCGCAATATGGCGGCTCGACCACGGCGATCCTCGTCAATCTTCCCGGTGAAAGTTCCTCGGTGGTGACGGCCATTGACGGCTACCAGATGGCCCGCAAGGGACAGGCCGGGCTGGCGCTCGCTACGGCGGCGCTGTGTTCCTTCATTGCCGGCACGCTGGCCACCGTCGTGATCGCGGTGGCGGCGCCGGCGCTGGCGGAGGTCGCGCTCGATTTCGGGCCGGCCGACTATTTCTCGCTGATGCTGTTCGGCCTGGTGGCGGCCGTGATCCTCGCGCACGGATCGGTCGTCAAGGCGGTGGGGATGATCCTCGTCGGCATCCTGTTCGGGACGATGGGCATCGACGCGAATACCAGCCTGGAGCGCTACACGTTCGGCGTTCCCGCTTTTGCCGATGGCATCGACTTCGCGGTGATCGCCATGGGCATGTTCGGCATCGGCGAGACCATCTCGAATCTCACGCAGAAGGACGAGGAGCGCAGCTTCGTGAAGGAGGTGCGCGGGCTCTGGCCACGCTGGGCGGATTTCCGCCGCTTCGTGCCGCCGGCCTTGCGCGGCACCCTGCTCGGCGGCGCGCTCGGCCTGCTGCCGGGCGGGGGGCCGGTGCTGGCGTCGTTCTCCACCTATGCGCTGGAAAAGAAGCTGTCGAAGACCCCCGGCGAATTCGGCAAGGGCGCCATCGCCGGCGTCGCCGGGCCGGAGGCGGCCAACAATGCCGCGGCGCAGACGGCCTTCATTCCCATGCTGACGCTGGGCCTGCCGTCGAGCGCGGTGATGGCGCTGATGATCGGCGCGCTGATGATGCAGGGCCTGTCGCCCGGCCCGCAGCTCATGACCCAGCGGCCGGATCTGTTCTGGGGCCTCATCGCCTCGATGTGGTTGGGCAATCTCATGCTGGTTGTGCTCAACCTGCCGCTGGTCGGCATCTGGGTGAAGCTGCTCTCGGTGCCCTACCGCATGCTCTATCCCGCCATCATGCTGTTCTGCTGCATCGGCGTGTACAGCATCAACAATAATGCGCTCGATGTGGTGCTGGCGGCGGTGTTCGGTGCGTTCGGCTATCTGATGAAGCGCCTGCATTGCGAGCCGGCGCCCCTGCTGCTCGGCTTCATCCTTGGCCCGATGATCGAGGAAACGCTGCGCCGCGCGCTGCTGATCTCCCATGGTGACCCGATGGTGTTCGTCCAGCGGCCGATCAGCCTCAGCTTCCTGGTGCTGACGGTGCTGCTGCTGATCGTGCTGGTGGCGCCGATGATCCGCATGACGCGCCAGCGTGCCTTTGAGGAGAGCACGGATTAG
- a CDS encoding LysR family transcriptional regulator, whose product MELRSIEAFVRVAELGSITRASRDLGIVQPALSRHIQRIETEIGAQLLVRLPRGVQLTLAGRRFLQHSRRILQEVAHAAQEMNIGGDGVSGKVVVGISPTLSSLLAPGLIERCIATYPAINLTIVEEFTRRLQVDLVNAQVDLALLTNPPPNRALRFTAVLTEPIVVVMPRQQRGVSPVVTLDELASTPMLVTRGIRALVDEQLASHGVCVEVDCEIDAVEAIRRMLLRGRGASIMPISTFRKEIDEGQLTGLAVGGVNLSRTIMLSHVGDKVSPAAHAVMGLLRAEIDALAQRGLFSALPDTNASHWAAPQRRTLAGVA is encoded by the coding sequence ATGGAATTGCGTAGCATCGAAGCCTTCGTGCGCGTTGCCGAACTTGGCAGCATCACACGCGCCTCCCGCGATCTCGGTATCGTCCAGCCGGCGCTGAGCCGGCATATCCAGCGCATCGAGACGGAAATCGGCGCCCAGCTCCTCGTCCGGTTGCCGCGCGGGGTACAGCTCACCCTGGCGGGTCGTCGTTTCCTCCAGCACAGCCGCCGCATCCTCCAGGAAGTGGCTCACGCCGCGCAGGAGATGAACATTGGCGGCGACGGCGTGTCGGGCAAGGTGGTGGTCGGCATCTCGCCGACCCTGTCCTCGCTTCTCGCCCCCGGCCTCATCGAGCGCTGTATCGCGACCTACCCGGCGATTAACCTCACCATCGTCGAGGAATTCACCCGGCGGCTGCAGGTCGATCTGGTCAATGCCCAGGTCGATCTCGCCCTGCTCACCAACCCGCCGCCGAACCGTGCGCTGCGCTTCACGGCGGTGCTGACCGAGCCGATCGTCGTGGTCATGCCGCGCCAGCAGCGCGGTGTCTCGCCGGTGGTGACGCTGGATGAGCTGGCCTCGACGCCCATGCTGGTCACGCGCGGCATCCGCGCGCTGGTCGACGAGCAGCTCGCCTCGCACGGCGTCTGCGTCGAGGTGGATTGCGAGATCGACGCGGTGGAAGCCATTCGGCGGATGCTGCTGCGGGGGCGTGGGGCCTCGATCATGCCGATCTCGACCTTTCGCAAGGAGATCGACGAAGGCCAGCTCACCGGGCTCGCGGTGGGCGGCGTCAATCTCAGCCGCACCATCATGCTCTCGCATGTCGGCGACAAGGTCAGCCCGGCGGCACATGCGGTGATGGGACTGCTGCGCGCCGAGATCGACGCCCTGGCCCAGCGCGGCCTCTTCAGCGCGCTCCCGGACACCAACGCCTCGCACTGGGCGGCACCGCAGCGCCGGACCCTTGCCGGCGTCGCCTGA
- a CDS encoding carboxymuconolactone decarboxylase family protein, which translates to MNSQTGTPPRYRELNPADLDAEQLRIFDAIGRPRAGAVPAPFHIYVESPELAETAQAVGAFCRYRTGLPPRLSELAILTTASFWGAEYEFGVHAGEARKAGVPEFEIEALADGRRPDFTDDDAALVHDFSAAIYQHKDVPDELFAAAVTRFGRRTVIELTGLLGYYSMLAIALRVFRVPSPA; encoded by the coding sequence ATGAACAGCCAGACCGGCACTCCCCCGCGCTATCGCGAACTGAACCCCGCCGATCTCGACGCCGAGCAGCTCCGCATCTTCGACGCCATCGGCCGTCCGCGGGCCGGCGCGGTGCCGGCGCCGTTCCACATCTATGTCGAGAGCCCGGAGCTGGCCGAGACCGCGCAGGCGGTCGGCGCCTTCTGTCGCTATCGCACCGGCCTTCCGCCGCGCCTGTCGGAACTCGCCATTCTCACCACCGCCTCCTTCTGGGGCGCGGAATATGAGTTCGGCGTGCATGCCGGCGAGGCGCGCAAGGCCGGGGTGCCGGAGTTCGAGATCGAGGCGCTCGCCGACGGACGCCGTCCGGATTTCACGGATGACGACGCCGCGCTGGTGCATGATTTTTCCGCCGCGATCTACCAGCACAAGGATGTGCCGGACGAGCTGTTCGCGGCGGCGGTGACGCGCTTTGGCCGTCGCACGGTGATCGAGTTGACCGGCTTGCTCGGCTACTACTCGATGCTCGCCATCGCCCTGCGGGTGTTTCGGGTTCCCTCGCCTGCGTGA
- a CDS encoding Gfo/Idh/MocA family protein produces the protein MIRAAIAGLGWWGKHMIRRMADSDQLRIVAAIDTSDAQAAFAAEHGIPLTTNWDDVLSDPSIDAVILCTPHSLHTAQVAMVAQAGKHVFCEKPLALTRADAERSVAACRAAGVRLGIGHERRYELAMLQIKELVQSGALGTIMHVEANFSHDKLAAVPKTDWRASTVDAPAAGMTAMGIHLTDGFLELFGPIREVYAATSTRATDRPNGDVVSVHTRFASGATGYLNAILVTPLYIGITVFGTEAWVEARNQTHPDTPGPTTLTVQHKDGRRDVREYEWTDTVRANLEAFARSIETGAPYVFTDEQKVGNIAVLEAICRSVATNMPVTVEAAAPSGRPSLAASA, from the coding sequence ATGATCCGCGCCGCAATTGCCGGCCTTGGCTGGTGGGGCAAGCACATGATCCGTCGCATGGCGGATTCCGACCAGCTTCGCATCGTCGCCGCCATCGACACATCGGATGCGCAGGCCGCCTTTGCCGCCGAGCATGGCATCCCGCTCACCACGAACTGGGACGACGTGCTGTCCGATCCCTCGATCGACGCGGTGATCCTGTGCACCCCGCATTCGCTGCACACCGCGCAGGTCGCCATGGTCGCGCAGGCGGGCAAGCATGTGTTCTGCGAGAAGCCCCTCGCTTTGACCCGTGCCGACGCCGAACGTTCGGTCGCCGCCTGCCGCGCCGCAGGTGTCCGGCTCGGCATCGGCCATGAGCGGCGCTACGAGCTCGCCATGCTGCAGATCAAGGAGCTTGTGCAGTCCGGCGCGCTCGGCACGATCATGCATGTCGAGGCGAATTTCAGCCATGACAAGCTTGCCGCCGTGCCGAAGACCGACTGGCGCGCCTCCACAGTGGACGCTCCCGCCGCCGGCATGACCGCCATGGGCATTCATCTGACCGACGGTTTTCTCGAACTGTTCGGTCCGATCCGCGAGGTCTATGCCGCGACCTCGACGCGGGCGACCGACCGGCCGAATGGCGATGTGGTTTCCGTCCACACGCGCTTCGCGTCCGGCGCCACCGGCTATCTCAACGCCATTCTGGTCACGCCGCTCTATATCGGCATCACCGTGTTCGGCACCGAGGCCTGGGTCGAGGCGCGCAACCAGACGCACCCCGACACGCCGGGCCCGACGACGCTGACCGTCCAGCACAAGGACGGACGGCGGGATGTGCGCGAATATGAGTGGACCGACACGGTGCGCGCCAATCTCGAAGCCTTCGCCCGCTCGATCGAGACCGGCGCGCCCTATGTGTTCACCGACGAGCAGAAGGTCGGCAACATCGCCGTGCTTGAAGCGATCTGCCGCTCGGTGGCGACCAACATGCCGGTCACGGTCGAGGCCGCCGCGCCGTCCGGCCGTCCCTCCCTCGCCGCCAGCGCCTGA